A region from the Gossypium hirsutum isolate 1008001.06 chromosome A08, Gossypium_hirsutum_v2.1, whole genome shotgun sequence genome encodes:
- the LOC107919121 gene encoding AT-hook motif nuclear-localized protein 23: protein MAGLDLGTASRYFHQLHRPDLHLQHQPEPEEQEASNNRVGGHYGSADHHQDDGSRQALDLVNAGNSGAGDLVARRPRGRPPGSKNKPKPPVIITRESANTLRAHILEVGNGCDVFDCIANYARRRQRGICILSGSGTVTNVSIRQPAAAGAVVTLHGRFEILSLSGSFLPPPAPPGATSLTIYLAGGQGQVVGGSVVGELMTAGPVIVIAASFTNVAYERLPLEEDDQLQMQSGSGGGGSGGGNNMFGDGGSGAGGLPFLNLPLNMPPNVELPVEGWPGNSGGRPPF from the coding sequence ATGGCTGGTCTTGATTTAGGCACTGCTTCTCGCTATTTTCACCAGCTTCACAGACCGGACCTTCACCTCCAACACCAACCTGAACCGGAAGAACAAGAAGCTTCCAACAACCGTGTTGGTGGTCACTATGGGTCAGCTGACCATCACCAAGACGATGGTTCACGCCAAGCCCTGGATTTAGTCAACGCGGGCAACTCGGGTGCGGGTGACCTTGTTGCCCGTAGGCCCAGAGGTCGTCCTCCAGGTTCCAAGAACAAACCCAAGCCTCCAGTCATCATCACAAGGGAGAGTGCAAACACGCTCCGAGCTCACATTCTTGAAGTTGGGAATGGCTGTGATGTGTTTGACTGTATTGCCAACTACGCTCGGAGAAGGCAAAGGGGAATCTGCATACTGAGTGGAAGCGGTACGGTGACCAACGTGAGCATTAGGCAACCAGCTGCAGCTGGGGCTGTAGTTACCCTTCATGGCAGATTTGAAATACTATCACTTTCGGGTTCGTTTTTGCCACCGCCAGCTCCTCCAGGTGCTACCAGCTTGACAATCTATTTGGCTGGCGGGCAAGGCCAGGTTGTAGGAGGAAGTGTAGTTGGGGAACTGATGACGGCAGGGCCTGTTATTGTCATAGCTGCATCGTTCACAAATGTGGCCTATGAAAGGCTGCCTTTAGAAGAGGATGACCAGTTGCAGATGCAAAGTGGCAGCGGTGGCGGAGGAAGTGGTGGTGGAAATAACATGTTTGGTGATGGGGGAAGTGGGGCTGGTGGGTTGCCTTTCTTGAATTTGCCTCTGAATATGCCGCCTAATGTGGAGTTACCTGTTGAAGGATGGCCTGGAAATTCAGGTGGTCGACCTCCGTTTTGA
- the LOC107920410 gene encoding AT-hook motif nuclear-localized protein 13 produces MESREVQGAAAGGRGLQAQQAQQMVIGPTSSSYPSNSTLITSNQTANIPPSSAHRFSFNPLTSPPQHHLQQFHQHHHHHQQHHQNQQQLKPLDSLNSVAFDGSPQFQYNTEPTIKKKRGRPRKYAPDGNIALQLAPTTQIPTHSANHAGNDSVGLPSVGAAAEPPPKRNRGRPPGSGKRQIDALGGVSGVGFTPHVITVNTGEDIASKITAFSQQGPRTICILSANGAVCNVTLRQSVLSGSMVKFEGRYEIISLSGSFLVSENSGSCNRTGGLNVSLAGSDGRVVGGGVVGALQAASPVQVIVGSFIADGRKQNLDVFKTGPLMPTSNMQNLGGPGTAGSSPSQGGSSESSDENGGSPLNGGAGFYSNSAPPSMHNNNVQMNSQMNSLWPGHTQQ; encoded by the exons atggagtCGAGAGAAGTGCAGGGAGCGGCAGCGGGGGGAAGGGGATTACAGGCACAACAAGCGCAGCAGATGGTAATAGGACCCACGTCTTCATCGTATCCGTCCAACTCCACCTTGATCACCTCCAATCAGACGGCTAATATCCCTCCTTCTTCAGCTCATCGTTTCTCTTTCAACCCCTTAACTTCGCCGCCTCAGCACCATTTACAACAGTTTCATCaacaccatcatcatcatcaacaacatCATCAAAACCAACAACAACTCAAGCCGCTTGATTCTTTGAACTCCGTCGCCTTTGATGGATCGCCGCAATTTCAGTACAATACAGAGCCCACCATTAAAAAGAAGCGAGGTAGGCCTAGGAAATATGCTCCCGATGGTAACATTGCTTTACAATTGGCACCCACTACCCAAATTCCTACTCACTCCGCCAATCACGCTGGTAACGACTCCGTCGGTTTACCAAGTGTTGGTGCTGCCGCTGAACCGCCTCCTAAAAGGAATCGTGGAAGGCCGCCCGGTTCTGGGAAAAGACAGATCGATGCATTAG GTGGAGTTTCAGGGGTGGGATTTACTCCTCATGTGATCACCGTGAACACCGGTGAG GATATAGCATCAAAGATTACTGCCTTTTCACAGCAAGGGCCACGCACGATCTGTATTCTCTCTGCAAATGGTGCTGTCTGTAATGTTACACTCCGCCAGTCTGTATTATCTGGTAGTATGGTGAAATTTGAG GGCCGATATGAAATTATATCTTTATCAGGTTCGTTCTTGGTTTCTGAAAACAGTGGTAGTTGCAACAGGACTGGTGGATTAAATGTCTCCCTGGCTGGGTCTGATGGTCGAGTGGTAGGTGGTGGAGTTGTAGGCGCACTACAGGCAGCATCACCAGTTCAG GTCATTGTTGGCAGCTTTATTGCGGATGGGAGAAAACAGAACTTAGATGTTTTCAAAACTGGACCTCTCATGCCAACGTCAAATATGCAAAACTTAGGGGGTCCAGGGACAGCAGGTAGTTCTCCATCGCAAGGTGGGTCAAGCGAGTCTTCTGATGAAAACGGTGGTAGCCCTCTTAATGGAGGGGCTGGATTCTATAGTAATTCGGCTCCTCCATCTATGCATAATAATAATGTGCAAATGAATTCACAAATGAACTCACTTTGGCCTGGCCACACTCAACAATGA
- the LOC107918334 gene encoding AP-2 complex subunit mu isoform X1 — MPDSKLDLRKYCFTEGVSLRFQILPTIKELGQTLMQVNVKVKSVFGVKMFALVVIRIPVPKQTVKQVSKSHQVEQTIMLPIDSLLWKIRKFPGQTKPTLSAEVELISTMAEKRFWMRPPIQMEFEVWEKRGLAILPRAGLAHMRSGAK, encoded by the exons ATGCCTGATTCAAAGTTGGACTTGAGAAA GTACTGTTTCACTGAGGGTGTTAGTCTTCGTTTCCAGATATTGCCAACAATTAAGGAACTTGGTCAAACATTGATGCAAGTAAATGTTAAG GTTAAAAGCGTCTTTGGAGTAAAAATGTTTGCACTTGTAGTTATCAGAATTCCTGTTCCAaaacaaacagtgaaacaagTTTCCAAGTCACATCAGGTTGAGCAAACTATAATGCTCCCTATTGATAGCTTGCTCTGGAA GATAAGAAAATTCCCGGGACAAACAAAGCCAACCTTGAGTGCAGAAGTTGAGTTAATTTCCACGATGGCTGAAAAGAGATTTTGGATGAGACCACCAATTCAGATGGAATTTGAG GTATGGGAGAAGAGGGGGTTGGCTATATTACCAAGGGCAGGGCTGGCTCATATGAGATCAGGTGCTAAGTAG
- the LOC107918334 gene encoding AP-2 complex subunit mu isoform X2: MPDSKLDLRKYCFTEGVSLRFQILPTIKELGQTLMQVKSVFGVKMFALVVIRIPVPKQTVKQVSKSHQVEQTIMLPIDSLLWKIRKFPGQTKPTLSAEVELISTMAEKRFWMRPPIQMEFEVWEKRGLAILPRAGLAHMRSGAK; this comes from the exons ATGCCTGATTCAAAGTTGGACTTGAGAAA GTACTGTTTCACTGAGGGTGTTAGTCTTCGTTTCCAGATATTGCCAACAATTAAGGAACTTGGTCAAACATTGATGCAA GTTAAAAGCGTCTTTGGAGTAAAAATGTTTGCACTTGTAGTTATCAGAATTCCTGTTCCAaaacaaacagtgaaacaagTTTCCAAGTCACATCAGGTTGAGCAAACTATAATGCTCCCTATTGATAGCTTGCTCTGGAA GATAAGAAAATTCCCGGGACAAACAAAGCCAACCTTGAGTGCAGAAGTTGAGTTAATTTCCACGATGGCTGAAAAGAGATTTTGGATGAGACCACCAATTCAGATGGAATTTGAG GTATGGGAGAAGAGGGGGTTGGCTATATTACCAAGGGCAGGGCTGGCTCATATGAGATCAGGTGCTAAGTAG